The sequence below is a genomic window from Mycobacterium sp. ITM-2016-00316.
CCGACATCGAGGCGCTGCATCTGGCCGTCTACGACATGGTCGTCGAGGAGAGCGCGCGCCGGTCGGTCACTGCGCTGGCCGAAGCGCCCGATGACGGCCTCGCGAGAACCCGCGCGGTGCTGGCCGAACTGGTCGACCTGATTCTGGCCGACCCACGCAAGGGCCGGATCCTGGTGTTGGAGGCCACCGCATCGCCGGCGTTGGGCCGGCGCAGCCTGCAGGAATCCAGCCGGTTCGCCGGCATGCTGGCATCCACGGCATCCAGTGGCGATCCGAGCCTGCCCACCGACGATCTCCCCACCGACCTGCGGTTGGTCTCGCAGTTCCTGGTCGGTGGCGTCATCAGCACCATCGGAGCGGTGCTGCTCGGCGATGTCGAGGTCGACCGCGAGCACCTGGTGGAGGTGCTGGTGCGACTGTTCGAAGCGGTGCGCGCGCCGGCCGCACGCCAACCACGAGATGACGACTGACGGAGAGACACCGGACGACTGCGCGTCACCTGCGGGCAAGGTCGGCATCTGACACTGCGGCGTGTCGACGAATCTCAGCCGCCGGGCGTTGCTCGGCGGGGCCCTGGCCGTCGCGGCGGTTCCGCTGGTCGGCTTCGGCCGGTCCGGTTCGCCCGCCGACCCGTTCACCCTCGGGGTGGCCTCCGGTGAACCGGTCCCCGATGGCGCGGTGATCTGGACGCGACTGGCGCCGGTCCCGCTGGCCGATGACGGCCACGGCGGAATGCCCTGGCGGACGGTCGATGTCGAGTGGGAGGTCGCCACCGACGACCGCTTCCGCGGTGTCGAACAGCGCGGGATGGCGGTGGCCGCACCGGAATCGGCGCATTCGGTGCGCATCGAACTCGCCGGCCTGCGTCCGGGCACCGAGTACTTCTACCGGTTTCGCACCGGTGGGTACCTGTCGGCGACCGGGCGGACCCACACGGCACCGGAGCCCGGCGCGCTCGCGCCCCTGACGATGTGTGTCGCGTCGTGCTCGAACTATGAACAGGGCTGGTTCACCGGCTACCGACGACTCGCCGAGGACCACCCGGATCTCGTGGTGCACCTGGGTGACTACCAGTACGAGTACGCCGGCCGTGACGGCGGTGTGCGCAGGCACATAGGACCGGAAACCGTCACGCTGGCCCACTACCGCCAGCGGTTCGCGCAGTACAAGACCGATCCCGATCTGCAGGCCGCACACGCCGCCGCACCGTGGCTGGTGGTGTTCGACGACCACGAACTGGACAACAACTGGGCCGCCGATACGCCCGAGGAACCACAACCGGGCTTCCCCGCCCGGCGCGCCGCGGCGATGCAGGCCTACTACGAGAACATGCCGCTGCGGGCCCCGGCACGGCCGCAAGGGGCCGCGATGCAGCTCTACCGGCGCGTGCAGTGGGGCGCGCTGGCGACCATTCACATGCTCGACACCCGCCAGTACCGGACCGATCAGGCCTGCGGCGATGCGTATGACGCCGACTGCCCGGAGCTCAACTCCGCGGGACGCACACTGACCGGGGCCGCGCAGGAACGCTGGCTGCTCGACGGCCTGCGGGATTCACGGGCCCGCTGGGACATCCTCGGCCAGCAGGTGTTCTTCGCGCCGCTGGATGTGGTGGCGGGACCCCGACGCGGCGTCAACGCCGACGCATGGGACGGATACACAGCCGGCCGCGACCGGATCACCGCCGGGCTGGCGGGTGCGCGCAACCCCGTCGTGCTGACCGGCGATGTGCACTCGCATTGGGCCGCGGAGATCAGCGATCCCCGGACGGGGCCGGTGGCAACGGAATTGGTGACGACATCGATCTCGTCGGGTGGAGACGGTTCGGACTCCCGCCCGGATGTGGACGCGATCCTTCCGGAGAATCCGCACATCAAATATTTCAGCAACCGCAGGGGCTACGTCCGCACCCGCATCACGGCCGACGAACTGCGAGCCGACTTCCGGACGCTACCGTTCGTGACCCGTCCCGGTGCGCCGGCACGCACGGATGCGACGTTCGTCATCGCCGACCGCGCCCCGGTCCTCACGTGAGCTTGATGGCCGCGATCTTCATCCGGCGCACGGATTCCTCCCACTCGGCGAGGGTGGGATACGCCCCGCCGCGGAAGGCCATCCCCATCTGCCGTTGCGCCTTCTTCGGGCTGTAGGACCTGGCGATCCGGTCGGCGATGCCGGCGACGGTGGCGGGTTCGGTGATGAGTTCGCCGCGCATGGTGCTGGTCTTACCGCGGTAGGACACCTGTGCGTCGGCGCCGTCGCGGAAGTTGTACTTCCACTGCGCCTCCAGCACGACATAGAGCGCACCGTCGAGCGCATGCGCGCTCACCGGCGTCGCATAACGCTTCCCGGTCTTGCGACCGGTGAAGGCCACCAGCATGAAATCGCCGACGACGCCGCCCAGTGGGGTCTTGAGGGCAACCTTCAACACCCGGTTGACGGCGTTGAGCAGCAACTGCGGTGGGTGGGCGACGTCAACTGCCGGCTGGTCTTCCATCCACCCACCGTAACGGGGCGAGCGAAGCGACGGGAGAAAAGACAGGACCTACCAGCGTGGGCTGACCAGTTCGAAGTTCGGGTCGACCGTCTGCATGTAGCCGGTGTCGTCGCGATCCCGGATCCCACAGCGCAGGTACTGCTCGTGCAGTGCGGCCAGCGAGTCCTCGTCGATCTCGACGCCCAGGCCCGGCGCGGTGGGCACCGGGACGGAGCCGTCCACGAAGCACAGCGCACCGTCCTTGACGACCTCTTCGGTCTTCCACGGCCAGTGCGTGTCACAGGCGTAGCTGAGGTTCGGTGTCGCGCCGGCCAGGTGCACCATCGCGGCCAGGCTGATGCCCAGATGGGAGTTGGAATGCATGGACAGGCCGAGACCGAACGTCTCGCAGATCCCGGCGAGCAGCCGGGATCGTTGCAGCCCGCCCCAGTAATGGTGATCGGAGAGCACGACTTTCACCGAGCCCTTGGCCACGGCGGGTGCCAGCTGATCGAACGCGACGACGCACATGTTGGTGGCCAGTGGAAGCGGCGACTCACTGGCCACGGAGGCCATCCCGTCCAGGCCCGGCGTCGGATCCTCCAGATACTGCAGGATGCCTGCCAATCCGGAGGCGACCTTCACCGAGGTCTGCGGGGTCCACGCGGCGTTGGGATCCAGCCGCAGCGGCATGCCGGGGAACGCCTCGGCCAGCGCCTCGATGGCCGCCATCTCCTCCTCGGGAGGGAACACCCCGCCCTTGAGTTTGATTGCGGTGAAACCGTATTCGTCGATGATGCACCGCGCCTGGGCCACCAGGCCGGCCGGATCGAGGGCTTCGCCGAAGCGATCGGGCTGCCGACCGGGGTGGGCGCCCCATTTGTAGAACAGGTAGGCGCTGAACGGGACGGCATCGCGGACCTTGCCGCCCAGCAGATCCGATACCGGCCGGCCCAGGATGTGGCCCTGCACATCGAGGCAGGCCACCTCGAACGGCGAGAACACCTGATCCACCGCACTGGCCGTGGTGATCATGCCCGCTGTGCCGACGGCGGCGTCATCACCGGCCAGCCGGACGGCGATGG
It includes:
- a CDS encoding TetR/AcrR family transcriptional regulator, encoding MVTRRYGGQTAGDRIAERRARLLAAGLDLMGTRGIAGTTVRGVTEASGVAARYFYESFPDIEALHLAVYDMVVEESARRSVTALAEAPDDGLARTRAVLAELVDLILADPRKGRILVLEATASPALGRRSLQESSRFAGMLASTASSGDPSLPTDDLPTDLRLVSQFLVGGVISTIGAVLLGDVEVDREHLVEVLVRLFEAVRAPAARQPRDDD
- a CDS encoding alkaline phosphatase, which encodes MSTNLSRRALLGGALAVAAVPLVGFGRSGSPADPFTLGVASGEPVPDGAVIWTRLAPVPLADDGHGGMPWRTVDVEWEVATDDRFRGVEQRGMAVAAPESAHSVRIELAGLRPGTEYFYRFRTGGYLSATGRTHTAPEPGALAPLTMCVASCSNYEQGWFTGYRRLAEDHPDLVVHLGDYQYEYAGRDGGVRRHIGPETVTLAHYRQRFAQYKTDPDLQAAHAAAPWLVVFDDHELDNNWAADTPEEPQPGFPARRAAAMQAYYENMPLRAPARPQGAAMQLYRRVQWGALATIHMLDTRQYRTDQACGDAYDADCPELNSAGRTLTGAAQERWLLDGLRDSRARWDILGQQVFFAPLDVVAGPRRGVNADAWDGYTAGRDRITAGLAGARNPVVLTGDVHSHWAAEISDPRTGPVATELVTTSISSGGDGSDSRPDVDAILPENPHIKYFSNRRGYVRTRITADELRADFRTLPFVTRPGAPARTDATFVIADRAPVLT
- a CDS encoding glucarate dehydratase family protein; the encoded protein is MSMAPIRITGARITPVAFVDPPLLNTVGVHQPYALRAIIQLDTDAGLVGLGETYADTRHLARLNAAAEAIIGLDVFALNGIRAAIAVRLAGDDAAVGTAGMITTASAVDQVFSPFEVACLDVQGHILGRPVSDLLGGKVRDAVPFSAYLFYKWGAHPGRQPDRFGEALDPAGLVAQARCIIDEYGFTAIKLKGGVFPPEEEMAAIEALAEAFPGMPLRLDPNAAWTPQTSVKVASGLAGILQYLEDPTPGLDGMASVASESPLPLATNMCVVAFDQLAPAVAKGSVKVVLSDHHYWGGLQRSRLLAGICETFGLGLSMHSNSHLGISLAAMVHLAGATPNLSYACDTHWPWKTEEVVKDGALCFVDGSVPVPTAPGLGVEIDEDSLAALHEQYLRCGIRDRDDTGYMQTVDPNFELVSPRW